A region from the Geobacillus vulcani PSS1 genome encodes:
- a CDS encoding fluoride efflux transporter FluC → MVYLAVGIAGMIGALVRYGLGLLVPAAHGFPFATLFINWTGSFLLSWLAVTFTRRPAWPPWLQTAVTTGFVGSYTTFSTLSVECVELLKQGRWGMAAGYIAASLFGGLTAAWAGSAAAHPKRKGEMAR, encoded by the coding sequence TTGGTCTATCTCGCCGTCGGCATCGCCGGCATGATCGGCGCGCTTGTCCGTTATGGGCTCGGTTTGCTTGTTCCCGCCGCCCATGGCTTTCCGTTTGCGACGCTTTTCATCAATTGGACAGGCTCGTTTTTGCTCAGCTGGCTCGCGGTCACATTCACCCGCCGCCCGGCGTGGCCACCATGGCTGCAAACGGCGGTGACGACTGGTTTTGTCGGCTCGTATACGACGTTTTCCACCCTTAGCGTCGAGTGTGTCGAATTGCTGAAACAAGGGCGATGGGGCATGGCCGCTGGTTATATCGCCGCCAGTTTGTTCGGCGGTCTAACCGCGGCATGGGCGGGCTCCGCTGCCGCCCATCCAAAGCGAAAGGGGGAAATGGCCCGATGA
- a CDS encoding MarR family winged helix-turn-helix transcriptional regulator encodes MARRNIDEWIDRYLSVSFLVMKRGAALVKDSLCEEMTHDQYYLLRYIRRRGTCTSTELAAMFGVNKSAVTAMTNRLVDKGWLRRERDGNDRRVIVLSLTEQGEAWIAEMDRNVYRLVEEVIARFPEEEIETFIRTYERLARVLQEVEEAK; translated from the coding sequence GTGGCAAGGCGAAACATCGACGAGTGGATCGACCGTTATTTGTCCGTATCATTTCTCGTGATGAAGCGCGGGGCGGCGCTTGTCAAAGACAGCCTTTGCGAAGAGATGACGCACGACCAATATTATTTGCTTCGCTATATTCGCCGGCGGGGGACGTGCACGTCAACCGAGCTGGCGGCGATGTTCGGCGTGAACAAAAGCGCGGTGACGGCGATGACGAACCGCCTCGTCGACAAAGGCTGGCTGCGCCGCGAGCGTGACGGGAACGATCGCCGCGTCATCGTCTTATCGCTGACAGAACAAGGGGAAGCATGGATTGCGGAAATGGACCGGAACGTCTATCGGCTCGTGGAAGAAGTGATTGCCCGCTTCCCGGAAGAAGAAATTGAAACGTTCATCCGCACGTATGAACGGTTGGCCCGCGTGCTGCAGGAGGTGGAAGAAGCGAAATGA
- a CDS encoding alkaline phosphatase translates to MFRMKRRTALLMAGLSVGLTLYAAGQRTWAAPDKPDKPAGPPAVKNVILFVGDGMGTAHRDAIRLATKGITGELEMDDMPYSGLIHTNSADPKSFITDSAAAATAIATGVKTYNGAIAVDLQGKPVETILEQAKKAGKATGLVTTAQVTDATPAAFGAHTAKRSAQSDIAKQYIEQTKVDVILGGGEDYWYPAGQPGYYPDHPAEDPEEGSKGTQGNLVERAKQLGYTYVRTADELKQATGRKLLGLFANEEMFQQRPEGEGDVYNPAVPLPDMTKKALDVLSQNKKGFFLVVEEEAIDEMSHENNGPLMIKAGQQLDEAVAVAKQYAKRHRDTLVLVLADHECGGLTVETPGGADESGDGKTISGEDGPFSIAHSAQTFALDWTTTGHTAADVPLTAMGPGAERFVGVYENTRIHDILEQVLFAKNRR, encoded by the coding sequence ATGTTCCGAATGAAACGCCGCACGGCTTTGCTTATGGCCGGACTGAGCGTCGGGCTGACGCTGTATGCCGCCGGACAACGCACATGGGCTGCACCGGATAAGCCGGACAAGCCAGCCGGGCCACCGGCAGTGAAAAATGTCATCCTTTTTGTCGGCGACGGCATGGGCACCGCCCATCGCGATGCGATCCGCCTAGCCACGAAAGGGATCACGGGAGAATTGGAAATGGACGACATGCCGTACAGCGGGCTCATCCATACGAACTCCGCCGATCCGAAATCGTTCATCACCGACTCCGCCGCGGCAGCGACAGCGATAGCGACGGGCGTCAAAACGTACAACGGCGCCATCGCTGTTGATTTGCAAGGAAAACCGGTGGAAACGATTCTCGAACAAGCGAAAAAAGCCGGAAAAGCGACCGGGCTCGTCACGACCGCCCAAGTGACAGACGCCACCCCAGCGGCGTTCGGCGCCCATACCGCCAAGCGCTCGGCGCAAAGCGATATTGCCAAACAGTACATCGAACAAACGAAAGTGGACGTCATATTGGGCGGCGGCGAAGACTACTGGTATCCGGCCGGACAGCCCGGCTATTACCCCGACCATCCCGCTGAAGATCCCGAAGAAGGAAGCAAAGGCACGCAAGGAAACTTAGTGGAGCGCGCCAAGCAGCTCGGCTATACGTACGTCCGCACCGCCGATGAGCTGAAACAGGCAACGGGCCGCAAGCTGCTTGGGCTGTTTGCCAACGAGGAGATGTTCCAACAACGCCCCGAAGGAGAAGGGGATGTGTACAATCCCGCCGTGCCGCTGCCCGATATGACAAAAAAAGCGCTTGACGTGCTGTCGCAAAATAAAAAAGGCTTTTTCCTCGTTGTTGAAGAAGAAGCCATTGATGAAATGAGCCATGAAAACAACGGACCGCTCATGATCAAAGCCGGCCAGCAGCTTGACGAAGCGGTCGCCGTGGCGAAACAGTACGCCAAGCGCCATCGGGATACGCTCGTCCTCGTGCTCGCCGACCATGAATGCGGCGGCTTAACGGTGGAAACGCCAGGCGGCGCCGATGAGTCGGGAGACGGCAAAACGATTTCTGGCGAAGACGGCCCCTTTTCCATCGCTCATTCTGCGCAAACGTTCGCCTTGGACTGGACGACCACCGGCCACACCGCCGCCGATGTGCCGCTGACTGCCATGGGCCCGGGGGCGGAACGGTTTGTCGGCGTTTATGAAAATACGCGTATTCATGACATTCTCGAACAAGTATTGTTTGCGAAAAACAGAAGATAA
- the crcB gene encoding fluoride efflux transporter CrcB, with protein sequence MMAPLLVMIGGFFGAICRYAVSRWAARRSPRFPLGTLIVNLLGSFLLGWLAGSGAADAEKLLIGTGFMGAFTTFSTFKWESVQMMQQRQWAKVIGYVAATYSCGILLAWFGWQLGQ encoded by the coding sequence ATGATGGCACCGCTATTGGTGATGATCGGCGGTTTTTTTGGCGCCATCTGCCGTTACGCCGTCAGCCGCTGGGCCGCCCGGCGCTCGCCGCGCTTCCCGCTCGGCACGCTCATTGTGAACTTACTTGGCTCGTTTTTGCTCGGGTGGCTGGCTGGAAGCGGCGCCGCCGATGCTGAAAAACTACTGATCGGCACTGGTTTTATGGGCGCGTTCACGACGTTTTCCACGTTTAAATGGGAAAGCGTGCAAATGATGCAGCAACGCCAATGGGCGAAGGTGATCGGTTATGTGGCGGCCACTTACTCCTGCGGGATCCTGCTGGCATGGTTTGGCTGGCAGCTAGGGCAATGA
- the modA gene encoding molybdate ABC transporter substrate-binding protein, translated as MRNMAWLIAVFLLFGLYGCGGDRKERAERMESAGQTELIVSAAASLQEALEEAKTAFERKHPNIRIHYNFGASGALQKQISEGAPVDLFFSAAVEPFAKLKQEGLIDSRHEKTVLANELVLIVPKQGEGAIRSLGDLIRAKRVAIGIPESVPAGMYAKQTLEKAGLWKQVKPKLVYAKDVRQVLTYVETGNVDAGFVYRTDALVSDNVNIAAAVPSSMHGPIVYPLGVIKTSKHLKEAREFYSYLTSEQALHTFEQHGFRRAR; from the coding sequence ATGCGAAACATGGCATGGCTCATCGCGGTGTTTTTGTTGTTCGGTTTGTATGGCTGCGGCGGCGATCGAAAAGAACGCGCCGAGCGAATGGAATCAGCGGGCCAAACAGAGCTGATTGTTTCCGCCGCGGCCAGTCTGCAAGAAGCGCTGGAAGAAGCGAAAACGGCGTTTGAACGAAAGCATCCGAACATCCGTATTCACTATAATTTTGGCGCATCGGGCGCTTTGCAAAAGCAAATTTCCGAAGGAGCGCCGGTCGATCTCTTTTTTTCCGCCGCTGTCGAGCCGTTCGCGAAGCTGAAACAAGAAGGGCTGATCGATTCTAGGCACGAAAAAACGGTGCTCGCCAACGAGCTGGTGCTCATCGTTCCAAAACAAGGAGAAGGAGCGATTCGGTCGCTCGGTGACCTGATCCGCGCCAAACGGGTGGCGATCGGCATTCCGGAGTCGGTGCCGGCCGGCATGTACGCGAAACAAACGCTAGAGAAGGCCGGGCTGTGGAAGCAAGTCAAACCGAAGCTCGTCTACGCGAAAGACGTGCGCCAAGTGCTGACCTACGTGGAAACCGGCAACGTCGACGCCGGATTTGTGTACCGGACGGATGCGCTCGTGTCGGACAACGTCAACATCGCCGCCGCGGTGCCAAGCAGTATGCACGGCCCGATCGTCTACCCGCTCGGCGTGATCAAAACGAGCAAACATCTCAAGGAGGCAAGGGAGTTTTACTCTTATTTGACGAGTGAACAGGCGCTCCACACCTTCGAACAACACGGGTTCCGCCGCGCCCGTTAG
- a CDS encoding MMPL family transporter, which translates to MRAIIKGKWFVFIGWIIIAAVLMMTAPNMGELVREKGQLSVPDGYSSSLAAKWIKEANEQENKEHERSTVLVFYQKDGLTAQDKREIEQAVQALEKKKSELHITEIVSPLANKELEKKLVSKDGTTMLISIRIDPAGRTAKQLTDALYRALDGVKVEHYFTGGWMIDEDVVTSSLEGVKKTEGITVVFILIVLLAVFRSPVASLIPLLTVGATYVVSQSIVAFLVDEVNFPLSTFTQTFLVAVLFGIGTDYCILLLSRFKEELVKHGDRTEAVIATYRTAGKTVAASGLAVMIGFAAIGLSTFQLYQSAAAVAVGVAVLLVALMTLVPFFMAVLGEKLFWPVRGKLEHGQSRLWLAAGRFAFARPLLALAIVAAVTVPVLVTYDGKLSFDSMEEIGDHYRSVKAFDIIADHFHPGDAMPTQIVLKSKEPLDSEKGMALIEKISREVENVDGVASVRSVTRPTGEPIKELFVTEQAKQLKNGLGAGKDGIEKIGAGLETASNQLSASVPQLKQASSGIGQLVSGTERLENGLRQLQSGLSQIEQGVRRGAIGAGELKNGLATLRANAKKLQEGANQLLGGYKQAEQGLATISSQYRQVETGLKAVADQLAAVQTLLAQVEQSHPELAQDAQYQQAKMTVAALAARTNDMANGLAKLNGALERARAGLAKANESFAQLAAGQAAINDGLDRIIAGLGELEAGLTKAANGQQQAVDQLPRFASGLEQVNGGQRQLLEHFSALGGQLGQLVNGLDQSASGLQKVASGLGTAETYLADLSSAPAKDMAGWHMPKAALESKEFAQAKDAYMSKDRRIVTFDVIFKENPYSISALGRIDDIRAAAERAVKGAKLDGVSIAVGGVTSTYADLRAISNADYRHTAVLMLAGIAIVLAALLRSLIMPLYLILSLVLTYYTSMAVTELIFVNGLGYAGLNWAVSFFAFVLLMALGIDYSIFLMDRFNEYRDRPVREAMLSAMGHMGTVIISAAVILGGTFAAMYPSGVLSLLQIATIVLTGLLLYALVVLPLFVPVMVHTFGRANWWPFGQPVSEADGLEQQKIS; encoded by the coding sequence ATGAGAGCGATCATCAAAGGAAAATGGTTCGTGTTCATCGGCTGGATCATCATCGCGGCGGTGCTCATGATGACCGCGCCGAACATGGGCGAGCTCGTTCGGGAGAAAGGGCAGCTGAGCGTGCCGGACGGCTATTCGTCGTCATTGGCGGCGAAATGGATCAAAGAGGCGAACGAACAGGAAAACAAAGAACATGAGCGCTCCACCGTGCTCGTTTTTTATCAGAAAGACGGATTGACGGCGCAAGACAAACGGGAAATCGAACAGGCGGTTCAAGCACTGGAAAAGAAAAAAAGCGAGCTGCATATTACCGAAATCGTTTCGCCGCTGGCCAACAAGGAGCTGGAAAAAAAGCTGGTGTCCAAAGACGGGACGACGATGCTCATTTCGATTCGCATCGACCCGGCCGGGCGGACGGCGAAACAGTTGACGGACGCGCTCTATCGGGCTTTGGACGGCGTCAAGGTCGAGCATTATTTCACCGGCGGGTGGATGATCGATGAAGATGTGGTGACCAGCTCGCTTGAAGGCGTGAAAAAGACGGAAGGAATTACCGTTGTCTTTATTTTGATCGTGCTGTTGGCCGTATTCCGTTCGCCGGTCGCGTCGTTGATTCCGTTGTTGACGGTCGGAGCGACGTACGTCGTTTCTCAGTCGATCGTCGCGTTTTTGGTCGATGAGGTCAACTTTCCGCTGTCGACGTTTACGCAGACATTTTTGGTGGCCGTGTTGTTCGGAATCGGAACGGATTACTGCATTTTGCTTTTAAGCCGGTTTAAGGAAGAACTAGTGAAACACGGTGACCGCACGGAAGCGGTCATCGCCACGTACCGGACGGCGGGAAAAACAGTGGCGGCGAGTGGATTGGCGGTCATGATCGGCTTTGCCGCGATCGGACTGTCGACATTTCAGTTGTACCAATCGGCAGCCGCCGTCGCCGTTGGGGTGGCGGTGCTGCTGGTGGCGCTTATGACGCTCGTGCCGTTTTTCATGGCGGTGCTTGGCGAGAAGCTGTTTTGGCCGGTTCGCGGGAAACTTGAGCACGGACAAAGCCGACTTTGGCTGGCGGCAGGCCGGTTCGCGTTCGCCCGTCCGCTGCTGGCGCTCGCTATCGTCGCAGCGGTAACGGTGCCGGTGCTTGTGACGTACGATGGCAAACTGTCATTTGATTCAATGGAAGAGATCGGCGACCATTATCGCTCGGTTAAAGCGTTTGACATTATTGCCGACCACTTTCATCCCGGAGACGCCATGCCGACACAAATTGTGTTGAAAAGCAAAGAGCCGCTTGATTCCGAAAAAGGGATGGCGTTGATCGAAAAAATCAGCCGCGAAGTCGAAAACGTTGACGGTGTGGCGAGCGTCCGCTCGGTGACGCGGCCCACAGGCGAGCCGATCAAAGAGCTGTTTGTCACTGAGCAGGCGAAACAGCTGAAAAACGGCCTTGGCGCCGGCAAAGACGGCATCGAGAAAATCGGCGCCGGGCTCGAGACGGCAAGCAATCAGCTCTCCGCTTCCGTGCCGCAGCTGAAGCAAGCGTCATCCGGCATCGGCCAGCTCGTCTCGGGAACGGAGCGGCTTGAGAACGGCCTGCGCCAGCTGCAAAGCGGCTTGAGCCAAATTGAACAAGGCGTGCGCCGCGGAGCGATCGGGGCCGGCGAGTTGAAAAACGGCTTGGCGACCCTGCGCGCCAATGCCAAAAAACTGCAAGAGGGCGCGAACCAGCTGCTTGGCGGCTACAAGCAGGCGGAACAAGGCTTGGCGACGATCAGCAGCCAATACCGGCAAGTCGAAACGGGCCTCAAGGCGGTCGCTGATCAGCTCGCCGCCGTGCAAACGCTGCTTGCGCAAGTCGAGCAGTCGCATCCGGAGCTCGCCCAAGACGCGCAATATCAACAAGCGAAAATGACCGTCGCCGCCTTGGCCGCCCGGACGAACGACATGGCCAACGGCTTGGCGAAGTTGAACGGGGCGCTTGAGCGAGCGCGCGCCGGCTTGGCGAAAGCGAATGAGTCGTTTGCCCAACTGGCGGCCGGGCAAGCCGCGATTAACGACGGTTTGGATCGAATCATCGCCGGGCTTGGCGAGCTTGAAGCCGGCTTGACGAAAGCGGCCAACGGCCAACAACAAGCCGTTGATCAACTGCCGCGATTCGCGTCCGGCCTCGAGCAAGTCAACGGCGGCCAGCGGCAGCTGCTTGAGCACTTCTCGGCCCTTGGCGGCCAGCTCGGCCAGCTTGTCAACGGCTTGGACCAAAGCGCGTCCGGTTTGCAGAAGGTGGCCAGCGGTCTGGGAACGGCGGAAACGTATTTGGCTGATTTGTCATCGGCACCGGCGAAGGACATGGCCGGCTGGCATATGCCGAAAGCGGCGCTTGAAAGCAAAGAATTTGCGCAGGCGAAAGACGCGTATATGTCAAAAGACCGGCGCATCGTCACATTTGATGTCATTTTCAAAGAAAATCCGTATTCCATATCGGCGCTTGGCCGCATTGATGACATTCGCGCCGCCGCCGAACGGGCGGTGAAAGGAGCAAAGCTGGACGGGGTGAGCATCGCCGTCGGCGGCGTCACAAGCACGTATGCCGATTTGCGGGCGATTTCGAACGCCGACTATCGGCACACAGCGGTGCTCATGCTGGCGGGGATCGCCATCGTGCTGGCTGCCCTGCTCCGGTCGTTGATCATGCCGCTCTACTTGATTTTGTCGCTTGTGTTGACGTATTACACGTCGATGGCCGTCACCGAGCTCATCTTCGTCAACGGCCTCGGCTATGCCGGCTTGAACTGGGCGGTGTCGTTTTTCGCCTTCGTCCTGCTTATGGCCCTCGGCATCGACTACAGCATCTTCCTGATGGACCGGTTCAACGAATACCGTGACCGGCCGGTGAGAGAAGCGATGCTGTCAGCGATGGGCCATATGGGGACGGTCATCATCTCGGCCGCCGTCATTTTGGGCGGGACGTTTGCTGCGATGTATCCGTCCGGCGTTCTGTCGCTCTTGCAAATCGCGACGATTGTATTGACAGGGCTTTTGCTTTACGCTCTTGTCGTCCTGCCGCTGTTTGTCCCGGTCATGGTCCACACGTTCGGCCGCGCCAACTGGTGGCCGTTTGGGCAGCCGGTGAGCGAAGCGGATGGGCTCGAACAGCAGAAAATTAGTTAA
- the pheT gene encoding phenylalanine--tRNA ligase subunit beta, producing the protein MLVSYRWLSEYVDLTGITAKELADRITKSGIEVERVEALDRGMKGVVIGHVLECEPHPNADKLRKCLVDLGEGEPVQIICGAPNVAKGQNVAVAKVGAVLPGHFKIKRAKLRGEESNGMICSLQELGVETKVVPKEYADGIFVFPSDAPVGADALEWLGLHDEVLELSLTPNRADCLSMIGVAYEVAAILGRAVKLPEAAVKENNEMIHDYISVRVEAPEDNPLYAGRIVKNVRIGPSPLWMQARLMAAGIRPHNNVVDITNYILLEYGQPLHAFDYDRLGSREIVVRRAKEGETIVTLDDVERKLTDNHLVITNGREPVALAGVMGGANSEVRDDTKTVFIEAAYFASPIIRQAVKDHGLRSEASTRFEKGIDPARTKEALERAAALMAEYADGEVVGGIVEASTWKEEPVVVTVTLERINGVLGTAMSKEEVAAILANLQFPFTEDNGTFTVHVPSRRRDIAIEEDIIEEVARLYGYDHLPATLPVAEAKPGGLTPYQAKRRRVRRYLEGAGLFQAITYSLTSPDKAARFALETAEPIRLALPMSEERSVLRQSLIPHLLEAASYNRARQVENVALYEIGSVYLSRGENVQPAENERLAGVITGLWHAHLWQGEKKAADFYVAKGVLDGLFDLLGLSDRISYRPAKRADLHPGRTAEIVLDGTVIGFVGQLHPAVQKEYDLKETYVFELALSELLNAESEAIRYEPIPRFPSVVRDIALVVDENVEAGALKQAIEEAGKPLLKDVSLFDVYQGDRLPAGKKSLAFSLRYYDPERTLTDEEVTTVHERVLAAVEEQFGAVLRG; encoded by the coding sequence TTGTTGATCTCGGTGAGGGCGAGCCGGTGCAAATCATTTGTGGCGCCCCGAACGTCGCGAAAGGGCAAAACGTCGCCGTCGCCAAAGTCGGGGCGGTGCTGCCGGGACATTTTAAAATCAAACGGGCCAAGCTGCGCGGCGAAGAATCGAACGGCATGATTTGTTCGCTCCAAGAGCTCGGCGTCGAAACGAAAGTCGTGCCAAAAGAATACGCCGACGGCATTTTCGTCTTCCCGAGCGACGCGCCGGTCGGCGCCGATGCGTTGGAATGGCTCGGCTTGCACGATGAAGTGCTCGAACTCTCGTTAACGCCCAACCGCGCTGACTGCTTAAGCATGATCGGCGTCGCCTATGAAGTGGCCGCCATTCTCGGCCGCGCGGTGAAGCTGCCGGAAGCGGCGGTCAAAGAAAACAATGAAATGATCCACGACTACATTTCCGTCCGCGTCGAAGCGCCGGAAGACAATCCGCTGTACGCCGGGCGGATCGTGAAAAACGTCCGGATCGGCCCGTCGCCGCTTTGGATGCAGGCGCGCTTGATGGCCGCCGGCATTCGCCCGCACAACAACGTCGTCGACATTACGAACTATATTTTGCTTGAGTACGGCCAACCGCTGCACGCGTTTGACTACGACCGCCTCGGTTCGCGGGAGATCGTCGTCCGCCGCGCGAAGGAAGGCGAAACGATTGTGACGCTTGACGATGTCGAACGGAAGCTGACCGACAATCATCTGGTCATCACGAACGGCCGCGAGCCGGTCGCCTTAGCCGGCGTAATGGGCGGGGCCAATTCGGAAGTGCGTGACGACACGAAAACGGTGTTCATTGAAGCGGCGTATTTTGCGAGCCCGATCATCCGCCAGGCGGTGAAAGACCACGGGCTGCGCAGCGAGGCGAGCACCCGCTTTGAAAAAGGGATCGATCCGGCGCGGACAAAAGAAGCGCTTGAACGCGCCGCGGCGTTGATGGCTGAATACGCCGACGGTGAGGTCGTCGGCGGCATCGTCGAAGCCAGCACATGGAAAGAAGAGCCGGTGGTCGTGACGGTCACGCTTGAACGGATCAACGGCGTCCTCGGCACGGCGATGTCGAAAGAGGAAGTGGCCGCGATTTTGGCGAACTTGCAATTTCCGTTCACAGAAGACAACGGAACGTTCACGGTTCATGTCCCATCGCGCCGCCGTGACATTGCCATCGAAGAAGATATCATCGAGGAAGTCGCCCGCTTGTACGGCTACGACCATTTGCCGGCGACGTTGCCGGTGGCCGAGGCGAAACCGGGCGGGCTCACGCCGTACCAGGCGAAGCGCCGCCGCGTCCGCCGCTATTTGGAAGGAGCCGGCTTGTTCCAAGCGATCACGTATTCATTGACGAGCCCGGACAAAGCGGCGCGTTTTGCGCTCGAGACGGCGGAACCGATCCGCTTGGCGCTGCCGATGAGCGAAGAGCGGAGCGTTTTGCGGCAAAGCTTGATTCCGCATCTGCTTGAAGCGGCGAGCTACAACCGCGCCCGCCAAGTCGAGAACGTCGCCTTATACGAAATCGGCTCCGTCTATTTGTCGCGCGGGGAAAACGTCCAGCCGGCGGAAAACGAGCGGCTCGCCGGCGTCATCACCGGTTTATGGCATGCTCACCTTTGGCAAGGGGAGAAAAAAGCGGCCGATTTCTATGTTGCAAAAGGCGTGCTTGACGGCTTGTTCGACCTGCTTGGGCTGTCTGATCGCATCAGCTACCGCCCGGCGAAGCGCGCCGATTTGCATCCGGGGCGGACGGCCGAGATCGTGCTTGACGGAACGGTGATCGGCTTTGTCGGCCAGCTCCATCCGGCGGTGCAAAAAGAGTACGATTTGAAAGAAACGTACGTCTTTGAACTCGCCTTGTCCGAGCTGTTGAACGCGGAAAGCGAAGCGATCCGCTACGAGCCGATTCCGCGCTTCCCGTCCGTCGTGCGCGACATCGCCTTAGTCGTCGACGAAAACGTCGAAGCCGGCGCCCTCAAGCAAGCGATCGAAGAAGCCGGGAAGCCGCTGCTGAAAGACGTCTCCCTCTTTGACGTCTACCAAGGCGACCGTCTGCCGGCCGGGAAAAAATCGCTCGCCTTCTCGCTCCGCTACTATGATCCGGAGCGGACGCTCACCGATGAAGAAGTCACGACCGTTCACGAGCGGGTATTGGCTGCGGTCGAAGAGCAGTTTGGCGCGGTGTTGCGCGGGTGA